In Calditrichota bacterium, the sequence AGAGTATGACCTCGGCGCCCGATGCTTTAGAAGCGGCTTCGACTACGGCGCCGTAGCCCTCCGGGCTGTAGCCGGAAAGTTCAGGCTGCATTGCGGCAAGGAGGCGGTCGATTCCGAAGCCGTCGAGGCCGCTCGCCAGCGATCCGGCATCGGGACCGACAAGGAGTGCGGTCAGCGATCCGCCGGTGTCGGTGGCAAGTTTCCGACCTGTCGCGAGGGCTTCGAACCCGGCGGCGCGCACTCTTCCCCAACGGGATTCGACATAGACAAGGACGTTCACAGGACCTTGGCCTCCTCTCTTAGCAACTTGATCAGTTCCGGCACCGCCTCGACGCCCTTGCCAACCACCCGGCCGGGCGGTCGGGGTTGAGGGTAGGTGAGGTTGACGACATCGACCCGGGCGGGCGAATCGGCGGCCGGGACGACCGGGATCTCCTTCTTCTTGGAGAGCATGATGCCCTTGAGGGAGGCGTAGCGCGGCTCGTTCAGGCCTTTCTGAGCGGTTATCAGGGCCGGGAGCGAACACTCGCAGACTTCACTGCCGCCTTCGATCTCCCGGACGGCGGTAAGCCGTCCATCGGCTATTGAAAGTTGCACCACCGTCGAGACGTGCGGCAGGCCGAGAAAGGCAGCGACCATAGGCCCGATGGCGCCGCAGTCGTCATCGACGGCTTGCTTGCCGGCGATGATCAGGTCGTGTCCACGGCCGCGTAGCGCTTGGGCGAGGGCGCGAGCCGTGCCGAGCATGTCGAGTCCTCCGGTCGGCAGCACCTGGACGCCTTCATCGGCGCCCATTGCGATGCCGTTGCGAATCGCCTTGACGGCTTCATCGCCGCCGAGGGAGTAGAGAGTTACGCTGCCACCGGACGACTCGCGGTGGCGGAGCGCTTCTTCGATAGCGAACTCATCGTAGGGATTAAGCACGAAGTTCAGGTCCTGTGCCGCGATTCGGGGGCGGCCCGGATCGATCTTCAGCGACGCTTCGGTGTCGGGCACCAGTTTCACCAGGACGGCGATATTCAAGTGGGCTCCGCTGTTATTGAACGAACGGGGAGGTATAGGGGCGCGTCGGACCCGCGCCGGTCAATCTACGCAATATAAGCGGGCAGACCAGACTCTGCAAGGTGGAACAGGGTGAGGAGGGGCAGGACTTTAGGTTTGAGGTATTGTATTGTTTTTGAGGGCGGCTTAAAAGCCGCCCCTCAGGGCAGGATGAATCCCACCATTCAGGGCTAACGCATAAGAACAGACTTGACGGTGCGGGAGTGGGAGCCGGCCTGAAGGCGGAGGAAGTAGATGCCGGAGGGAAGTGTGAAAGTCTGAAAGTGTGAAAGTGAGAAAGTATGGCTCCCGGGGGATAGCGGTCCGTCGTGAAGACGGATGACCTCCCTCCCGTCTATCGCGTAGAGGCCGAGCCGGACGGGCAAGAGACCCCCCACTTGCGCCCTTGGAGGGCGGACATTCTTGTCCGCCCTTAGGGCGGGCAGGACTGCCCGCCCTCCAAGATCGATCATCACCATCGCCTGATCGTTAAACGGATTCGGAGCAATCGAGATCATGAGGGGATCATCATTCCGGCGAAAGCCGGAATCCAACCCAAAATCATCCACACTCAGCATTCCCACATTCACCACCCACCTCTGCACATCCTCCTCCCACTCCTCCTCGCCGACCTGCTCCCGCGCATACCCACTCACGACATATCTGCCGGTGTCAGCAAACGAAATGGACAATGTGGACAAAATGGACAAAGTATCATCCGCTTCGTCCAGTGTCCACCAGAACTCAATCGAGTCGTTGTTGGCATTGAAGGGAATTAACTCGAACGTCGCTTCCAGCCGCGGCTCGAGGGAGATTTCGGGGGTATTGGGCTCATAAGCCCGAATAACGCCCCGCACCTGAATCGCCCACTGGACGGAGTCTGCCGGCACCGGATCGACGTTCGGATCGAAGACCCTGGCTTTCAGGGCATACCCGCCCGTCCGGTCGAACGCGTAGGACCGGATTCCAATCCGGTCATCCCCTGCCACTTCCTCCCATCTCACCGCCGTCGAGTCGTAAATCATCCACTCATAGCGCAGATTCTCCAAGTCCCCAATGTAGGCGACGGAGTCGAGGGCGAAGTTGATCTCGCTGTTGCGTTGGACGGTGAGGGATAGGGTGTCGGGGGTGTGGGAAGCGATTAGTATATCACGAACGCGGACCAGCCAGCGGGCAAGGTCGCCGGGCTGCTCATCGGAGACCTGACAGGTTACCTGAAAGTCACCTGCCGTAGGAAAGTCAATCATTGCAAAAGTGTCCTGAGATACGACTTCGTCTTCGCGCCGCCATTCGTAGAATATGACATCGTCTTGCAAATCTATGGCATGGACGGCAAAGCGAACTTCATCACTAACCAAGACGTTCACATTACCGGTATCGGGTTCTGTAAAGATCATTAGCGGAGCTCTCCGCGATGGCCTTAGCTTCACCAGTAACCCCGAATAATCACTTCCCTGATCTTCTTGAGTATAGGCGTCACCTGCGATCAAAACCTCATTTTGCGGTGACAGCACTATAGACTGGAATCGTGTTTGGTCGAACCCAAATCTAAGGGTCGAACGCCACATTTCATTCCCGTTGGGTTCGGTCTTGATAACCCAGCCGGTTGCCCAAGGGTATCCCCCTTGATTCAATGGAGGAAGTTTATATCCAACAAAGATGAAACCTTCATCGACATCCCTTTGAATACACATTCCATACCATCGCTCTTCGCCGATATCATAAACACGGTTCCACGCAGGATCACCATTGGCGCCTGTGCGAAGAAGCAAAGGTCGATATATCGATCCGACATTGGATGTACCAACGAGCGCCCAGCCTCCATTAGGGCAACTAATAACATTCTGACCAAACTCATTATGCTGATCATCTCCGTAATTTTGTTCCCACACCACTTCACCTGCCTCATCGGTGCGCACGAGCCAGGCATCCCATTCCCCATCCGATTGGGAACCTGCAAGCAAAAATCCACCTTCGACTTCCCGCATCGCCTGGAATTCACAATGGCGATGATTTGCAAAAGTCTGACTCCAGATAAGTTCCCCATCGTCGCGAATAAGCATTAAGAAGGCCTGTTTGCCTGCCTGGGGTCCGTTGCGACCCCAGCCACAAACTGCCAGTTGACCTGCCTTGGTTTCGATGATGCCTTGGGCGGTGGAGAAACTGACGTCTAAGGGTTCATATTGATTCGACCATATCAATCCGCCATTGTTGCCGTCCAATCGGACAACTATAGGCCGCGTGGCTCCATTACCCGGATTGGCCCGCTGTCCTGCGGTGGCAATGTCACCACCATCAAGTTCAATCAGGGTATGAAACTCCTCATTGATTCCATCCTCACCGATTTCAACACTCCATACGCGTTGCCCGTTTGATTCCAAAGTGATGACCCACCCATTAGCGGCACCGCCACCGGGTCCTTGCGTCTTGCCGCAAAGCGAAATGCGACCATTCTGGCGTTGATAGACATCCCAAACCAGATCCGAACGTTGCACTTGATGATCCAATCTCTGCACCCAGTCAAGACGTGGTTGGCAATGCAATTCAGGAGGCTTGAATGCGATGAACGCCCCTGTCAGGCAGCTAAGAAGGAATGCCTTTCCCATATGTCTTCCTATTCGATTGCGCGGAAGCGGGGGGCGGATAGTAACCGCCCCCCGCTATTGAGACTTATTGGCCTTCAACAACCCAATTCATAGTGTTGTTGGAGCCTCCTTGCTGCTGGGAATAACTGGCGGGATTGAGTGGGGTAAGCCTCGCATCGATGAGCGCTGACCAGTTACCGCCAAACCAGTCGGGACGCTCAATAGTGGCATCGCCGAATTGATCCACTTCGGCCGAGATTGGATCCTCATCGCCGAATTGAAACCACACTAATGTGCCAACGGCGGGATTGTCACCGCCGTCTGGCTCAATATGGACAGTGTAGTTTACTACCGCCCACGCCTCCGACGGCGCGGCGAAGAGGGTGAGGGCCGCCAGCAGAACCAGCGCTGCCAGCGACAGATTCGTTCTCGGGCTCATACCATTCTCCATTCAGTTTGGATTGATAGTGTGCCCGGGCTTCTTAAGCCCGAGCCGTAGCCCGAGCCGTAGCCCGAGCCGTAGCCCGAGGCAAGGTTTTCACAAAATACGGCTGCAATAGGAAGATTTCAAGGGGTTTTGCAAGCCAGCCAAAAATAATCTGCCCGCCGATACGAGCCGAGCGTCGTCCCGCTACTGCGACACGCTCTTGCGGGAGCGGGCTTCCTCGAGGGCGGCAGTCGCGGCTTCGGCATCGCCCTCGGAGCCGTATCGTTTGAGCAGTTCGAGTGCGCTTTCGGCCATCCAGACCGCTTCCCCCGGGTTGCCCTGATAGAGCAGGAGCCGCGAGCGGACAAGGAAGATCATCCCCGTTTCGCGAATGGCCGGCGGTGAGTTGAGCAGGTCGAGGATTTTCTCGGCCTGATCGAGGATCGACTCGGCGGCTTGCGGATCGCCCTGGGTCAGTTTCACCGCGGCCAATGCCCGCCGGGTCGCCACCAGCGCCAGGAGCGGCATATCGCGTTTGACGCGGTCCGGCTCCCGCCCCAACAACTTCTTAAGTTCCTCCCGCTTCGCCAGGATGTCGCTACGCCCCTGGATCAACTTCCCCTGCTGAATCTTCTCATAAGCAGCGTTGAGGACGTCTATCGCGAACTTGACGTTGCCCTGCCGCTGAAGGTGATCGACGTGCACCTGTACAGCCGGGGTCAGGAGTTCGGGGTATTCGTCGAAGAGTTCGAGCGCGGTGTTGTAGGCAATGCGGGAGTAGGAGGTCCCGGTTGTGGCATCGCCTGCTTTGAACCAGAGGCGCGCTCCGGCGAGCAGATGCGGCACCGACTCGGCCCGACGACCGGCATTGTAGAGGTAGTAGGCGAGCGACTCGGCGGGGGCTTCGTCGGACAGCGTCGTGAGCCTGTCGGCAATCCGGTCATAGATGCGGCGCTTCTCGATAGCCGGAATCAACTCGGCGATGCCGAGCCGCAGCATCTGGTGCCCGAAGTGAAAGGTGAGGCCCCGCGCCTTTTCAATGTGCTGCAGAATGTTACGGTGTTCGAGATCTACCAGGATGTCTTCGAGCCGTTCCTGTTCGAGCGGGACGAGGCGTTCGAGCAGTCTCAAACTGAATTCACCTATCAGGAGCGAAGCGGTCCGGACCAGTTCCTGCGCCTCCGGGTCGAGTGCCTTCAAGCGCAGTTCGGCGATCTTCAGCATCAGCGGCGGCACGAGCCCGCGTTCACCTTCGACGGCGAATTCAGGCAGTCCTTCGATGCGCGGGCTCTTGATGAAGTCGGTCATCCCCTGTTGCAGGAAGCCGGCCAGTTCGATGGCATAGAGCGGAATGCCTTCGCAGAACTTGCAGAGCCGCTCGATCTCCTCAGGACGGAGGCGGGCGACTTCCTCGCTGGCGAGGAGCCTCAGCAAAGTCGAGGTCTCATCGACCGAGAGCGACGTTAGGTCGATGCGGCGTAGGCGGCCGGTGCGAGCCAGCGATACCAGTGAACTGCCGAGCGCCGACTCGGTCTGGACTTCATAGGTGCGAAAGATGCCGACCAGTAGTAGCGGACGCCGACGGCACTCCTGGGCCAGAGTGGCAAATGTCGAGAGGAGCGAGTCGTGGCCCCAATGGAGGTCGTCGAGTGCGATCAGCGTCGGGCTGATCTGGGTCAGGTTGACGATCCAGCGTCGCAGCCGATCGGTAACGCGGGCGCCCTGCCCAACCTCCTCGCCGGTTGAAAAGCGCAGGGCGGTCAGTTCCGAAAGTTCACTCTTAAGCGCAGCGGGCAGTCGGGGATGAGTCCCGAACGACTCGAAGACCTGCAGCAGCCCCTCGAAGGGCGAGAGGCTCTCGATTTCCTGGGACTCCCCGATTCCAATGAAAAAGTCGCTCGTCCGCTTAAGGAGTTCTCCAAAAAGGCGGGTCTTGCCGATGCCCATTTCGCCGGAGATAATGAGAGCGGTTCCATGGCCGGCGCGTACCTCGGCGACGATCTCGTCGAGTTCTGCCAGTTCGCGGCTGCGACCGACGAAGGGAACTCGCTCGGTCCGGTCCAGCAGCGGCGAAGGTGTGGGAATGGACTTGGGAGCAGGCTCGGAAGCCGCGTCGGACTCATCGTGAGGCTCTACTGCGGTGATGCTGGAAGGCGCCGTAGGCGCGGTCGGTGCATAGGTACGGTCGCGCAGGGCATTGCGAAGGGCTATTAGGTCGGCGCGCGGTGCGACGTCGTAGTTTTTCTTCAGGACGTCGGCATAGATGTCGAACTGCCGGAGCGCGGCCGGGGTGCGTCCCATATCGGCATAAGCGCGGATCAAGCCGGAGTGCCCGGCTTCGTTGGCAGTGTCAAAGGA encodes:
- a CDS encoding electron transfer flavoprotein subunit beta/FixA family protein, translated to MPPRSFNNSGAHLNIAVLVKLVPDTEASLKIDPGRPRIAAQDLNFVLNPYDEFAIEEALRHRESSGGSVTLYSLGGDEAVKAIRNGIAMGADEGVQVLPTGGLDMLGTARALAQALRGRGHDLIIAGKQAVDDDCGAIGPMVAAFLGLPHVSTVVQLSIADGRLTAVREIEGGSEVCECSLPALITAQKGLNEPRYASLKGIMLSKKKEIPVVPAADSPARVDVVNLTYPQPRPPGRVVGKGVEAVPELIKLLREEAKVL